The nucleotide window GGGATCTCGCGCGATGGATAGTATCAAGCGTTACCTTACCGCCGAAGCTCTGAACGCCTATGCCGCCGGACGCTACTCAGCGGCGGAAACCGTCTGCGTGCGCACTCTCATGGATTACCCTAACGACCCGGACCTGCTCCACCTGCTTGGGCTCGCGCGACTTGCTCATGGTAGCATCACTGCGGCGATCGAGGCCCTTGAGGCCGCCTGCGTACATGCACCGGTACCCTCGCCGGAAGCTTACAACAATCTCGGCATAGCTCTGCGCAAGGGGCAGCGGCCTGAAGACGCAATTGCGGCCTTCAGGAAGGCCATCGAAACACGGTCCGGATATGCGGAAGCGATGTACAATTTGGCTGTCACCTCAATGGATCTGGCCGATTTTGCTACTGCAGCCGACCTTCTCGCCGAAGTCACCGCTGCCAGTCCTGAAGATGCGCGGGCGCATTTCGCTTTGGCAGACGCTTTAATCGCCCTGAACGATCTTGACGCGGCAGCTCTGTCATTGCGTCGCTACCTGCGTCTCGCCCCCGGAGACGAGCAAGGCGCTGAACTGCTTCTTGCATTCATTGGCAAGGGGGCAGTTCCAGCTAGCGCATCCCCCGCCTTTCTGCGCGACCTCTACCGACGAAAGGCGAAGAATTGGGACCTGGTCCCAGGCTATTTCGCGCATCGTCACGTCCTGGATGCCGTTCTCCGCCACGCTTCCCCGCCCTTCCTCTCGGCCCTCGATGTTGGATGTGGCACAGGTCTCTCCGGCGCCGGGGTCCGCGCGATGACCCAGCACATGGCGGGTG belongs to Salipiger profundus and includes:
- a CDS encoding tetratricopeptide repeat protein; its protein translation is MDSIKRYLTAEALNAYAAGRYSAAETVCVRTLMDYPNDPDLLHLLGLARLAHGSITAAIEALEAACVHAPVPSPEAYNNLGIALRKGQRPEDAIAAFRKAIETRSGYAEAMYNLAVTSMDLADFATAADLLAEVTAASPEDARAHFALADALIALNDLDAAALSLRRYLRLAPGDEQGAELLLAFIGKGAVPASASPAFLRDLYRRKAKNWDLVPGYFAHRHVLDAVLRHASPPFLSALDVGCGTGLSGAGVRAMTQHMAGVDVSPDMLEGARAKGIYDVLHEDDLLSFLTRHPDRFDLIVSTAALIHFGDLNAVLEAVWLALRREGTFAFTTYSYDGSDPTAFGASSYRELAKAGCFAHGSAYLADLSKTCGFEICEVSEIIHEQSSTQKIPGFVAVLRKRTATPCTLEPGTTLRRHTSQPNEGSAFPKPLRRAVPEKLQSGHLVCSTGVACWSF